TCAAAAATAACCCGAGATTACATTGGCAGGGCACTTATTGAAGTGTGGACGGGCAGGAATCCCCAAAGCGGCAAAGAAATATCCATAATAGCCCTCAAGGTTCTTGATGAGGAGGGAAAGGTCTCAATTAGGGCAATGACGGTAGTCAGGGACAAACCAGTCAGAATCGGCGTCTTCGCCCCGGGTAACGGGGGGAGCAGCTGATAAAACCTTAAAAGGGGACGTCAGCCGTCCCCATCAGCTTTTTTCTGTGCTGTTTCCTTGATTAACAATCGGCCCGTTGATTGTGCCGATGTAGTACGCCTGGAGTGCTTCGTAGTCGTTCTGATTGTGTTCGAGGAAAAATACCTCGGTCGCATTCGTGCCGCAGTATTTCAGTATTGCGTCCCTACCGCTGGGGTGGGTGTCTATCAGGGAGGTGACGTTGTAGACCCCCTCCTCGACGATGACCCAGCAGTCGTTTTCGGTGTTGTGCTTTGCGACCTCTTCGAGGGTCAGCACCGTTGTGGCCTGGACGCTTCCTAACGCCAACCGCCCCGTGCCGAAGGCGGTAAATCCTGCCATCACGAGGAGCACCGTGAGGACTGTCCAGGCCCCGACAAGTGTCCTCCTGGCCTTTTCTGTTTTCAGCCTCTCTGTTCTGTTCGCAATAGCGAGAAGGCCCGCCGCCGTGTGGACGTAAAAGAGGGGGATGAAGAGGTACGACGCGATGGTGTGGACTCTCCTGGCCGTTTCATAGCTCATCAGCGACCCAAGGGTTGATGTCGGGTCGTTCATTGCCAGGCCGGTTACCATCAGTGCCAGACTGGCCGCTATGAGCAGCTCACCTGATGCTATGAGCACCTTGGTTACGCGCTTCACCCTTTCACCTCAGCATTCTTTGCATGTGCTTATGCCTAGGAGTTTATAAATTGCACAGAAGCCGGTAAGTCCGGTCACCAGTGCAATCAGTCCGACTATCAAAAGCACGGTCTCGTAGGGCACGTTCATGCCCGCCCATATGCTGAGCAGTACTATTCCTATAACTATTCTCAAAAGCCTGTCGAGGGTTCCCTCGTTTCTCTCCATCGAAATCACCTCAATTTTTAGAAAATTTCGAAATGGTTATATTTATTTCCCAGGAAATTGAAGGCAAAAACCTTCAAAATGAAGGTGGTTTTATGGACGAACGCGACCTGCTGATATACCGCTTGCTGAGGAAGAACGGCAGGATGAAGGTGTCCGAAATAGCGAGGGAACTTGGGATAAGCCACCCCTCCGCCAGGGAGAGGCTTGAAAAGCTGGAGAGGCGGGGGGACTTAAGGGTTCAGGCACTGCTGAACATCAGGAAGAGGGCCTTTGTCTCCGCGGTGGTGAACCTCAAGGTTCGGAGCATGGACGAGGCTGAGAAGCTGGCGGACGTTTTTGCAAAGTGCCCGAGGACGATCTTCGTCGCCACGACAACCGGCAAGTACAACCTAAACCTGGCGCTCATAGCGGAGAGCTACTCCGCCCTTGAGGCTACCATAGAGAACACTATACGGCCTATGGAGTCCGTCAAGGAAATGGACGTTTCTCTCGGTTCGTCTCCAGCCTATCCAGAGTTCGTTGACTTCAAGCTGGAGCCGACGAGGAAAGTTGCCCCCTGCGGGAAGGTCTGCACGGAGTGCTACATCTACGGCAAGAAGTGCTCGGGCTGTCCCGCGACGGTTTACTTCATGGGGCTGGGGGGAGGGGATAGGGATTAGACTCCCTCCGTCTTCTCCCTCAGCTTCTCCCTTACCTCCTCCCTTATTGGCCTAAGAGCTTTAGCGTACTTCTCAAGGGTTCTGAAAAGCCGTTCAACCCGCTCTTCATACTTCTCGTCCTTCAGTTCCTCACCCTTGAACAGGTCGTCGACGTTGTAGAAGAGAACCTGCCCGACCGGTAGCATGCGGTAGTTCACCGCGGCCGTTCTGAGCTCCATAAGGAGCCTTACTCCCCCGGTAACGCTGGAGACTGTGGCGATGCCGAGGGGCAGTCCCTCGTACTCGTCGTAGATGGTATCGAGGAGGATCTTCAGCTCCCCCGGATAGCTCCCGTTGTACTCGGGGGCCACTATGACGAGGGCATCGGCCTCAAGGATTTTGTTCCTGTATGCATCTATCTCAGGCGTCACCTTCCAGCGGTGGGTGTAGGCTAAGAGGTAGTCCCTCACGTCTATAAGCTCTGCCTGCCAGCCGAGTTCCCCGGCCTTCTTCACGAGGTATCTCGCAGCTCTCTCGCTCCTTCTACCTTCCCTTGCCGTTCCGAGAATTATCTTGACCTTCATCCTATCACCTGAATTGGTTCGCTTTTAAGATATTTAAATTTGTCCTTCAAAATGAGATGCTTCCGATTCTGAAACTTTTCACTTTGTTAGGCAAACCTATATAAGTTAGGCTCGCCAACATAATGCCGAGGTGAATCCCATGGTGAAGGTTGGAGAAATCGTTCCGGACTTCGAGGCCGATGCGTACCTCCCCGAGAAGGACGACATCGGAAAGGTCAAGCTTTCGGACTACAGGGGCAAGTGGGTTGTTATTGCCTTTTACCCGGCTGACTTCACCTTCGTCTGCCCGACGGAGCTTGAGGAGCTGGCCGACTATTACGAGGAGTTCAAGAAGGAAGGGGCTGAAATCCTCAGCGTTTCGACCGATACCGCCTACGTCCACAAGGCCTGGCACGACACCTCCCCCGCGATAAAGAAGATAAGATACCCCATGCTCGCCGATCCGGCGGGGAAAATAAGCCGGCTCTTCGGAACCTACATCGAGGACGAGGGCGTTTCATGGAGGGCCACCTTCATAATAGACCCCGACGGAAAGGTCGTCCACATGGAGATGCACGACCTCAGCATAGGAAGGAGCGCGAAGGAGATTCTCAGAAGGCTCAGGGCTTCCAAGTATGTAAGAGAACACCCCGGTCAGGTTTGCCCGGCCAGCTGGGAGCCCGGCAAGGAGGCCCTTGAGGTCAGCCTCGACCTGGTAGGAAAGATATGATGGGTCTTTCCATTCTGTAAATTTTTCACCCTATTTTTATCAAGATGGAGTCAGGTTTTCCTTCCTTTTCACAGATTTGAGAAGTTCGGCAGGTTTTCATATCCCGGGATGCTTTCTTCGAACCCTTTTGGTTTGACACGTGGCATATTTCGTTGAGGATATGGCATGTCTCCCATCCATTTTACGAAATTTCGATTTGGAAAAAATAAAACTCATAAGCTGTCCTAGGAATTTTAGATTGGCCTAAAAAATTGGAGGTGAACCCATGAGCGTTGGCGCTTTCCTAATAACATTCAGGGAGGCCCTTGAGGCAGCCATAATAGTTGCGATAATAATCGCCTACCTGAGAAGAACCAACCGGGCGAACCAGATAAAGGACGTGTGGATAGGAACTGCCCTTTCAGTTGGCGTCAGCGTCCTCCTTGGAATCGGCATACTGAAGTTCTACGGGGGCCTGGCTGAGAAGGAGCTCTTCGAGGGAATAGCATCCTATCTGGCGGTGATAGTCCTCACCAGCATGATATACTGGATGGCCACCAAGGGAAGGAACATCAGGGCGGAGATAGAGAGCAAGGTGAGCAAATCAATAGCCCCCCTGGCTCTAATAGGGTTCACGTTCATCGTGGTGTTCAGGGAGGGGCTTGAGACGGTTCTCTTCCTCACGCCCTTCATGACCCAGAACCTAACCGGGACGCTCCTCGGTCTCGTGGCCGGGCTGGCCGGGGCGCTCGTGCTGGCGTACCTGATATACGGTGTGGGAATGCGCATAGACCTGAGGAGGTTCTTTTACTACAGCTCAATCCTGCTGGTGTTTGTGGCGGCCGGCCTTGCGGGCTACGGCACGCACGAGCTTATCGAGTGGGCCGGAGAGGAGGGCTATTCCCTGGGCGTCTTTGCGAGCACCGCCTACGACCTCGGGATTCCGAGCGGGAGCATCTGGCACCACAACGGGACCGCAGGCTCGGTCTTTGCGGTGCTCTTCGGCTACTCCGTGAGCATGGAATGGGGCAGGGTGATAGTACAGTTTGGATACCTCATAACGGCCCTCTACCTCGTGCTCAGGGCCTACGGCAGGGAACCCACGCTGGGCAGGGAGAAAAAGGCCGCGGAGAGCGCGGCCTGATTTAACTATTTCGTCCAGCAACGCATAAAAAGCATGAAGCCTAGTTCACTAGTGGTGGAGAAAATGAACGCGAACGAATTCAGGAGGATAGCTCTCGTTGGAGCAAGCCCTAACCCAGACAAATACGGCAACGTGATACTCAGGGATCTGCTTGGAAAGGGCTTTGAAGTTCTTCCAGTTAACCCCAAGTATGACGAGATTGAGGGCCTCAGGTGCTACCGGAGCGTTCGAGAGCTTCCCGGAGACGTTGACGTGATAGTTTTTGTGGTTCCGCCTCACGTTGGACTTCAGGTCGCAAAGGAAGCCGTTGAAGCGGGTTTCAAAAGGCTCTGGTTCCAGCCAGGGGCGGAGAGCGATGAGATAGCCAGGTTTCTCGATGAGGAAGGCGTGGAGTACAGCTTTGGGAAGTGCATAATGGTAGAGACTTCGGGCTGAAAGGAGGTGGCTGACATGGAGTTCTACTACGTCAGGCGTTTTGACGAGGATCTCGACTTCCTCTGGGAGCGCTTCAAGAAAAAGCTGGAGGAAGCGGGCTTTCTGCTCATCGGTGAGCGTATTCCGGTGGCTATAACCGAGACGGAAAACGGAATAATAGCCGACTACCACCTTCTCTTCATCTGCCACAGCGAGCTCGTTGAGGAGCTGGTAAAGATAGACCCCAACATAGGTGCCCTGCTCCCGTGCACCGGCTTCGGCTACAGGACTGAGGAGGGCAATTACCTCGGCGTTACCCTGCCGAGCGTCGCCTGGAAGATCGCAGGAGAGAAGGTTGTCGAGCTGATGAGGCCCATGGAGGAGCAGGTGAAGGCCATCATAGACTCCCTTTAATTTTCACTTTTGTTTATACGTTCGGTTTCCGGTTTCCATTCTGGCAACGATAAGCCCCATAAGCTTTCCCCCTTAGCTTCTATCGGTGATGCAAATGACCGAAGTCGTGTTAAAGATACCGAACATGAGCTGCAAGCACTGTGTTATGAGAATAACCAAGGCGATAGAGAGCGTTGGAGCAAAGGGCGAAGTCAGCCTTGAGGAAAAGAAGGCCGTTGTCCAGTTCGACCCCGGAAAGGTCCGCCTGGAGGAGATAATCAAGGCCATAGAAAGGTACGGCTACGAAGTGGAGGTGGCCTGAATGCCGATTGACCCGGTCTGCGGAATGGAGGTAAGTGAGGACACCGGACTTAAAGTCGAGTACGGCGGGAAGGTCTACTACTTCTGCTCCCCTGGATGCAAGGCGGAGTTCGAGGCAAACCCGGAGAAATACATCGGAATGGGGGGTATGAAAGACCATCACCACTCCCACGGGGGCCACGGCCACTCACATCACGGGCACCACATGGGGCACCGTAGAGGCGGCTGCCACCACTGACGTCTTTCATTTTGACTCCGTGTGAATGACTGGCTTTTTGTGTGATTCGGTGTTACCCCCTTTCTTTTCGTGCGAACAACCTTTATAAGGCATACTTTTGGAGTATCCGACATGACACACCACTACGGCTATGTTGCGGCCATAACAGCGGCGCTCCTCTTTGGAATAAGCTCCACTTTAAACAAACTTGCCCTCAGAGACGTTGCCCCACTGGTTGTTGCCGGAAGTATATACCTCACCGCCGGAGTGGTGCTGATGTTTATCCGCTACACCCGCTTTGGAAGGAAACTCCTCAGCAGGCTTGAATTCAAAGTTAAACCCCAGGATTCTTTCTCGATGCGTGATGTAGTCGTTTTGGTTTTAGTTATACTGTTCGGTTCATTCTTGGCGCCTCTTTTGTTCATGTCTGGCCTCGACCTAACCACCGCGGTAAATGCCTCTCTCCTGCTCAACACGGAGACCCTGTTTACTGTGTTGATAGCCCTTATTGTCTTTAAGGAACGGGCATCAAAAATGAGCATGGCGGGCATTTTGCTGATACTCCTTGGAGCTGTGGTGGTATCGACTGAGAACCTAGGAAGTATCGAGCTGAGCAGAGGAATTGTGGGAAACATCATGATAATCCTTGCCGGCCTCTGCTGGGCTCTCGACAACAACCTGAGCAGGTTTTTGAGTCTAAAGCGTGACCTGCTTCTCGTGACGTCTCTTAAAGCCCTGATCGGTGGGAGTGCCCTCCTCTCGCTTTCCGCGCTCCTTGGAGTTTCCCTCAATATTCCAGCCAAAAGCCTGCCCTACATCCTAACGGTCGGCTCGCTCAGCATCGGATTTTCCCTCGTCCTCTACCTCTTCGCGCTCAGGGAAATTGGCGCCATGAGAACCGGGGCGATTTTCTCCACATCGACTTTGATAGGGGCGTTCGTCGCGTTTTTGGTTCTGGGTGAGAGCTTCACCCCAACGAAGGCATTCTTCGGAGTTCTCATGCTCTTCGGCGTCTACCTGCTCTCCGCTGAATCTCCCACAGAAGGCTCTTATACCCGCTGATATTAGACATGTTGAGGAATATCAATGATAGGAACGAAGGGAAGGATTCTCGCCCTCATAGTGCTGGCGGCCCTTCTTGCCGGCTCCCTTGCGTATCTGCGAATCCGGAAAACGGAGCGCATGTATCCCGGTGATCTCAGGGGGGAGATAGTCGTTGGAGGACTGGAGAGGACCTACATAGTCCATTTTCCTCCGAACTTTTCGAAGGACGAGCACCTGCCCCTTCTGATAGCCCTCCACGGCGGCGGTGAGACGGGGTTTGACATGGAGCGCCTTACAGGGGGCGGCCTCAACACCCTGGCCGAGAGGGAACGCTTCATCGTGGTCTATCCTGACGGCGTAGAGAGGCACTGGAACGACGGCCGCAACCTATCGCGCTACCGGGCTCAAAGGGAGAACATAGACGACGTTGCGTTCATATCGGCGCTCATCGACCTGTTTGTGAGGGAATACGGCGTGAACGGGAGCCGGGTTTACGTCACCGGAATGTCGAACGGCGGGCTGATGGCCTACAGGCTGGCCTGCGAGATTCCCGAGAGGCTGGCGGCGGTGGCGGTCGTCGGTGTTTCCATGTCGGAGAACCTGTACGGCAACTATTCCTCCAAGTTTCCCCTTCTCATCCTGATAATCCTTGGAACGGACGACCCGTTGGTTCCGTGGAACGGCGGCGAGCTCCACTTCGGGCCGATTAAGTTTGGGCGGGTAGTTTCCATCGAGAATACCGTTGAGTACTGGGCGGCCAGGAACGACTGCACCGTAAGGCGGGGGAGAGAATACCTTCCGGACGCCGATCCTGAGGACGGAACACGGGTTTGGATTGAAAGGTACTCGAACTGCAGCGATGGGGCTGAGGTCGTCCTATATGGCATCGAAGGCGGTGGCCATACGTGGCCGGGCGGCTATCAGTACCTCCCTCAGGGTATTATTGGAAAGACGAGCAGGGACATAGACGCCAACGAGGTCATCTGGGAGTTCCTCAGTTCCCATTCGAGAAGCGGTTGAGTTCCCAAAAGGTTATACGGCCTTGTTCTACATTCTTAGTGTACAGGCGTGCTTCGCCGAGGAGGTCTTGCCATGCCACCCCTTCCACCGCCGATAAGGGGGAAATCCGACGCCTGGAAGGAACTCGCCCCGGAAACGGCTGAAAAGGCCATAGAGACCGTAAAAAACACCCTGCCTTTCCTTACCGCGGGAACGCCAATAGTCCACCGCGCACCCCATGGAGCCCACGTTGATGTGCCCGTGATGTATCTGGGCTTCGCAATAGACAGGTTTCACTACAACCCCGAAACTGGAAATCCCCTGCCCAAGGGACTGCCCGGAGCGTACTCTGGTGAAATCGATCCGGCTGAAGTAAAGGATAAAGCTGGGGAAATCCTCGGAGAGCTCCGCGTTCTTGGAGCTGCAGAGTTTCGCGAGCCGGAGAACTGCTGGGTCGTTCCGGTGGCGTGGAGAAGTTTCATAGTCCTCCACGTCCGCGTCTCTGCGGATGGAAAGGAGCTCGTTCCAGATTACGCCCTTACAGAGGAGGTTAGGAGACACGGCATCTGAGAGGCTGAAAAGCTTCGCAAGGCGTGAGTGGTTCCTTACGGCCCTAATAGTCCTTTACTTAGTCCTGCTTATCAACGACCGCACCCTGCTCATTAGAACTTCCTCCCTTGTCGACTGGGAAAGCCTGGCCTTGATAACGTCCCTCGTACTGGTCTCAAAGGGTCTTGAGCTGTCCGGAGCCTTCACCCGACTGTCCATTAGACTGATATCACTCTCCGAAGGCTCCGAGCGG
This window of the Thermococcus thermotolerans genome carries:
- a CDS encoding cytochrome b5 domain-containing protein, which translates into the protein MKRVTKVLIASGELLIAASLALMVTGLAMNDPTSTLGSLMSYETARRVHTIASYLFIPLFYVHTAAGLLAIANRTERLKTEKARRTLVGAWTVLTVLLVMAGFTAFGTGRLALGSVQATTVLTLEEVAKHNTENDCWVIVEEGVYNVTSLIDTHPSGRDAILKYCGTNATEVFFLEHNQNDYEALQAYYIGTINGPIVNQGNSTEKS
- a CDS encoding YgaP family membrane protein, whose amino-acid sequence is MERNEGTLDRLLRIVIGIVLLSIWAGMNVPYETVLLIVGLIALVTGLTGFCAIYKLLGISTCKEC
- a CDS encoding Lrp/AsnC family transcriptional regulator yields the protein MDERDLLIYRLLRKNGRMKVSEIARELGISHPSARERLEKLERRGDLRVQALLNIRKRAFVSAVVNLKVRSMDEAEKLADVFAKCPRTIFVATTTGKYNLNLALIAESYSALEATIENTIRPMESVKEMDVSLGSSPAYPEFVDFKLEPTRKVAPCGKVCTECYIYGKKCSGCPATVYFMGLGGGDRD
- a CDS encoding NADPH-dependent FMN reductase; this translates as MKVKIILGTAREGRRSERAARYLVKKAGELGWQAELIDVRDYLLAYTHRWKVTPEIDAYRNKILEADALVIVAPEYNGSYPGELKILLDTIYDEYEGLPLGIATVSSVTGGVRLLMELRTAAVNYRMLPVGQVLFYNVDDLFKGEELKDEKYEERVERLFRTLEKYAKALRPIREEVREKLREKTEGV
- a CDS encoding peroxiredoxin; this encodes MVKVGEIVPDFEADAYLPEKDDIGKVKLSDYRGKWVVIAFYPADFTFVCPTELEELADYYEEFKKEGAEILSVSTDTAYVHKAWHDTSPAIKKIRYPMLADPAGKISRLFGTYIEDEGVSWRATFIIDPDGKVVHMEMHDLSIGRSAKEILRRLRASKYVREHPGQVCPASWEPGKEALEVSLDLVGKI
- a CDS encoding FTR1 family iron permease — protein: MSVGAFLITFREALEAAIIVAIIIAYLRRTNRANQIKDVWIGTALSVGVSVLLGIGILKFYGGLAEKELFEGIASYLAVIVLTSMIYWMATKGRNIRAEIESKVSKSIAPLALIGFTFIVVFREGLETVLFLTPFMTQNLTGTLLGLVAGLAGALVLAYLIYGVGMRIDLRRFFYYSSILLVFVAAGLAGYGTHELIEWAGEEGYSLGVFASTAYDLGIPSGSIWHHNGTAGSVFAVLFGYSVSMEWGRVIVQFGYLITALYLVLRAYGREPTLGREKKAAESAA
- a CDS encoding CoA-binding protein, with the protein product MNANEFRRIALVGASPNPDKYGNVILRDLLGKGFEVLPVNPKYDEIEGLRCYRSVRELPGDVDVIVFVVPPHVGLQVAKEAVEAGFKRLWFQPGAESDEIARFLDEEGVEYSFGKCIMVETSG
- a CDS encoding DUF302 domain-containing protein; the protein is MEFYYVRRFDEDLDFLWERFKKKLEEAGFLLIGERIPVAITETENGIIADYHLLFICHSELVEELVKIDPNIGALLPCTGFGYRTEEGNYLGVTLPSVAWKIAGEKVVELMRPMEEQVKAIIDSL
- a CDS encoding heavy-metal-associated domain-containing protein, which gives rise to MTEVVLKIPNMSCKHCVMRITKAIESVGAKGEVSLEEKKAVVQFDPGKVRLEEIIKAIERYGYEVEVA
- a CDS encoding YHS domain-containing protein, with product MPIDPVCGMEVSEDTGLKVEYGGKVYYFCSPGCKAEFEANPEKYIGMGGMKDHHHSHGGHGHSHHGHHMGHRRGGCHH
- a CDS encoding DMT family transporter; the encoded protein is MTHHYGYVAAITAALLFGISSTLNKLALRDVAPLVVAGSIYLTAGVVLMFIRYTRFGRKLLSRLEFKVKPQDSFSMRDVVVLVLVILFGSFLAPLLFMSGLDLTTAVNASLLLNTETLFTVLIALIVFKERASKMSMAGILLILLGAVVVSTENLGSIELSRGIVGNIMIILAGLCWALDNNLSRFLSLKRDLLLVTSLKALIGGSALLSLSALLGVSLNIPAKSLPYILTVGSLSIGFSLVLYLFALREIGAMRTGAIFSTSTLIGAFVAFLVLGESFTPTKAFFGVLMLFGVYLLSAESPTEGSYTR
- a CDS encoding alpha/beta hydrolase family esterase, whose amino-acid sequence is MIGTKGRILALIVLAALLAGSLAYLRIRKTERMYPGDLRGEIVVGGLERTYIVHFPPNFSKDEHLPLLIALHGGGETGFDMERLTGGGLNTLAERERFIVVYPDGVERHWNDGRNLSRYRAQRENIDDVAFISALIDLFVREYGVNGSRVYVTGMSNGGLMAYRLACEIPERLAAVAVVGVSMSENLYGNYSSKFPLLILIILGTDDPLVPWNGGELHFGPIKFGRVVSIENTVEYWAARNDCTVRRGREYLPDADPEDGTRVWIERYSNCSDGAEVVLYGIEGGGHTWPGGYQYLPQGIIGKTSRDIDANEVIWEFLSSHSRSG